Proteins encoded by one window of Salvia splendens isolate huo1 chromosome 5, SspV2, whole genome shotgun sequence:
- the LOC121802669 gene encoding solute carrier family 35 member F1-like, which yields MSSLLSLPKQMRMMKTLNCKKFFTKPTLLGLALGQFLSLLITSTGFSSSELANRGINAPTSQSFLNYVLLVIVYGSLLLYRRKPLKAKWYYYILLGLVDVEANFLVVKAYQYTSITSVMLLDCWTIPCVLFLTRFFLKTKYRFRKFIGIAICVAGLVTVVFSDVHAADRSRGSGPLKGDLLVIAGATLYGVSNVSEEFFVKSADRVELMAFLGIFGAIISAIQISLLERHELKSIHWSSGATLPFVGFSLAMFVFYSGVPVLLKMSGSTMLNLSLLTSDMWSVLIRIFIYHEKVDWMYFVAFAAVTLGLIVYSVGDENEKKNVEEEAPQIQV from the exons ATGAGTTCTCTTCTCTCTCTGCCGAAACAAATGCGAATGATGAAGACGCTGAATTGCAAAAAATTCTTCACAAAACCTACATTGTTAGGGCTTGCTCTAGGCCAGTTTCTCTCGCTTCTCATCACCTCCACCGGATTTTCATCCTCTGAACTCGCCAACAGAG GAATTAACGCACCAACTTCTCAGTCGTTTTTGAATTATGTATTGTTGGTGATTGTCTATGGAAGCCTTCTACTCTACAGAAGAAAACCTCTCAAG GCCAAGTGGTATTACTACATTTTGCTCGGATTGGTTGATGTTGAAGCCAATTTTCTTG TGGTCAAGGCATACCAGTACACCTCCATCACGAGCGTGATGCTGCTGGATTGTTGGACAATACCATGTGTCCTGTTTCTCACACGGTTCTTTTTGAAGACGAAATATAGGTTCCGAAAGTTTATAGGCATAGCTATCTGCGTTGCCGGTCTTGTAACAGTTGTTTTCTCCGATGTACATGCAGCAGATAGATCGA GAGGCAGTGGACCTCTTAAAGGTGACCTTCTCGTTATTGCCGGGGCAACTCTTTACGGTGTTAGCAACGTCAGCGAG GAGTTTTTTGTTAAAAGTGCAGATAGGGTGGAGCTTATGGCCTTCTTGGGCATCTTTGGTGCAATTATCAGTGCTATTCAAAT AAGCTTACTCGAGCGCCATGAACTCAAATCCATTCACTGGTCATCTGGGGCG ACACTCCCGTTCGTTGGATTTTCCTTAGCCATGTTTGTGTTTTACTCGGGGGTTCCTGTTTTGCTCAAG ATGAGCGGATCAACAATGCTAAATCTGTCGTTGCTGACTTCGGATATGTGGTCTGTTTTAATCCGCATCTTCATATACCATGAAAAG GTTGATTGGATGTACTTCGTCGCCTTTGCTGCTGTCACGCTCGGACTCATCGTTTATTCGGT AGGTGATgaaaatgagaagaaaaacGTTGAGGAAGAGGCTCCCCAGATTCAAGTTTGA
- the LOC121805210 gene encoding pentatricopeptide repeat-containing protein At1g06710, mitochondrial-like codes for MSRRVLNSGLLFPVKFLNSLKPFYRFFSTDEIFLEGLTAADGNLEGLLTDDEALYSAPLDAPAQYLSFLKESIFDAKAEVFESVKCSTDAISIINTIKSTNDGLGEESQKFLRQFRAKLDGNLVVDVLRNVQNPELGFRFFMWAGRQIGYSHNVTVYEALLELLGGGRDERVDDHFLLEIKGDDGEVLGRLLNVLIRKCCHGGMWNLALEELGRLKDFGYKPSRATYNALVRVFLEAGKVDTALLLHREMLSLGFKMESHILGSFVHFLCKIGKWRDALTMIETEEVQPDTLLYTKMIMGLCEGSFFEEAMEFLHRMRVDSCVPNVVTYRVLLCGCLNKGKLGRCKRVLSMMIAEGCYPSTRIFCSLVHAYCKSGDHSYAYKLFKKMVECGCKPGYVVYNILIGSICGGDSLPSPDMLELAEKAYSEILVARLALNRVNVSNFARCLCGAGKYEKSYRVIHEMMGNGFVPEAGTYNKVIGFFCDASKVDKALLLFKEMKENGVVPNVYTYSIMIDRFCKVGLIQQARCWFEEMMRDGCPPTVVTYTALIHAYLKVRKISDANEIFEMMLTQGCQPNVITFTAMIDGYCKAGQIEKAGAIYERMRGNLDVHDVDMYFRISDNSNNEPNVVTHGALIDGLCKVHRVKEANKILDAMMAQNCEPNDVVYDALIDGFCKVGKLDEAQEVFAKMSERGYTPNVYTYSSLIDRLFKEKRLDLALKVLAKMLENSCMPNVITYTEMVDGLCKNGKTAEAYKLMLMMEEKGCNPNVVTYTAMIDGFGVTGRVDKCLELFQEMTKKGCAPNFVTYRVLIKHCCGVGRLDEAYQLLEEMKQTYWPSRLANYQKVVEGFSKDFMMSHELVNEMGNDDAVPLIPAYKVLIDSFRKAGRLEMALQLHQEFSSLSPCSSMHKNVCSSLIESLTASGKIDEAFELYTDMIGKGNVPEFAVIVDLVKGLLKVNRWGDALLLSESLCHMDIQWLPNQNTRKQT; via the exons ATGAGCAGAAGGGTGCTCAATTCCGGTCTACTTTTTCCAGTAAAATTCTTGAACTCACTAAAACCCTTCTACAGATTCTTCAGTACCGACGAAATTTTTCTCGAAGGACTAACCGCCGCCGACGGCAACCTCGAAGGATTATTAACGGACGATGAAGCCCTCTACTCCGCACCTCTAGACGCTCCAGCCCAATATCTCTCATTTCTCAAGGAATCCATTTTTGATGCCAAAGCTGAAGTCTTTGAGTCAGTCAAGTGCTCAACCGATGCTATTTCAATCATAAACACGATCAAGAGCACCAATGATGGGTTGGGAGAGGAATCCCAGAAATTCCTAAGGCAGTTTAGGGCGAAACTCGATGGGAATTTGGTGGTTGATGTgttgagaaatgtgcaaaatccTGAATTGGGTTTTAGGTTTTTCATGTGGGCTGGGAGGCAGATAGGGTATAGTCACAATGTGACCGTTTATGAGGCTCTGCTGGAGTTGCTAGGCGGTGGTAGGGACGAGAGAGTGGACGATCATTTTCTGCTCGAGATAAAGGGGGATGATGGGGAAGTGCTGGGGAGATTGCTTAATGTGCTGATTAGGAAGTGTTGCCATGGTGGGATGTGGAATTTGGCACTTGAGGAGTTGGGGAGGCTTAAGGATTTCGGGTATAAGCCGTCTAGGGCGACATACAATGCGCTGGTGCGCGTGTTCTTGGAGGCTGGGAAGGTGGACACTGCTTTGCTGCTTCACAGGGAGATGTTGAGTTTGGGGTTTAAGATGGAGAGTCATATATTAGGTAGCTTTGTGCATTTCTTATGCAAAATAGGTAAATGGAGAGATGCATTAACTATGATTGAGACGGAAGAAGTCCAGCCTGATACTTTGTTGTATACGAAGATGATAATGGGGTTGTGCGAGGGCTCTTTCTTTGAAGAGGCTATGGAGTTCTTGCATAGGATGCGGGTGGATTCGTGTGTTCCTAATGTCGTGACGTATAGGGTTTTGCTTTGTGGGTGTCTGAATAAGGGGAAGCTGGGGAGGTGTAAGAGGGTTCTGAGTATGATGATTGCAGAAGGTTGTTATCCGAGCACTAGGATATTTTGCTCTCTCGTCCACGCCTACTGCAAATCCGGGGACCATTCCTATGCATATAAGTTGTTCAAGAAAATGGTTGAATGTGGTTGTAAGCCTGGTTATGTAGTTTATAATATATTGATTGGAAGTATCTGTGGTGGCGACAGCCTTCCAAGTCCGGACATGTTGGAACTGGCTGAAAAGGCTTACAGTGAGATACTTGTTGCCCGGTTAGCGTTGAATAGAGTTAATGTTAGCAATTTTGCCCGCTGTCTTTGTGGGGCGGGGAAATATGAGAAATCTTATCGTGTGATTCATGAAATGATGGGCAATGGATTTGTTCCGGAAGCTGGCACGTACAACAAAGTAATTGGTTTTTTCTGTGATGCATCCAAAGTAGACAAGGCCCTCTTACTATTTAAAGAGATGAAAGAGAATGGAGTTGTCCCAAATGTATATACTTACTCTATTATGATCGATAGGTTCTGTAAAGTTGGCTTGATTCAACAGGCTCGGTGCTGGTTTGAGGAAATGATGAGGGATGGCTGCCCTCCGACTGTGGTCACGTATACAGCACTAATACATGCTTACCTCAAAGTAAGGAAGATATCTGATGCAAATGAGATATTTGAGATGATGTTGACACAAGGATGCCAACCGAATGTTATCACTTTTACTGCTATGATTGATGGATACTGCAAAGCTGGACAAATAGAGAAGGCCGGGGCGATTTATGAAAGAATGAGAGGTAATCTTGATGTTCATGATGTAGATATGTACTTTAGAATTTCGGATAATAGTAATAATGAGCCAAATGTTGTTACACATGGAGCTCTGATTGATGGCTTATGCAAGGTGCATAGGGTCAAAGAGGCAAACAAAATTTTAGATGCAATGATGGCTCAAAACTGTGAGCCGAACGATGTTGTTTATGACGCTCTTATTGATGGATTCTGCAAGGTTGGAAAGCTAGACGAAGCACAGGAAGTTTTTGCTAAGATGTCAGAACGTGGATACACCCCAAATGTTTATACATACAGCTCTTTGATCGACAGGCTCTTTAAAGAGAAACGCCTTGATCTTGCTCTGAAAGTACTGGCAAAAATGCTTGAAAATTCGTGCATGCCTAATGTTATTACTTATACAGAGATGGTTGATGGTCTTTGTAAAAACGGGAAGACAGCTGAAGCATACAAACTGATGTTGATGATGGAGGAAAAAGGTTGTAATCCTAATGTCGTCACCTATACCGCCATGATAGATGGCTTCGGGGTTACTGGAAGAGTCGATAAATGCCTCGAACTCTTCCAAGAGATGACCAAAAAGGGATGTGCTCCGAATTTTGTCACATACAGGGTCTTAATAAAGCATTGTTGTGGCGTTGGGAGATTGGACGAAGCTTATCAGCTTCTGGAGGAGATGAAACAGACATATTGGCCGAGTCGTTTAGCAAACTATCAGAAGGTTGTGGAAGGCTTCAGCAAGGATTTTATGATGAGTCATGAATTAGTCAACGAAATGGGTAATGATGATGCTGTTCCCCTTATTCCAGCTTACAAAGTTTTGATTGATAGTTTTCGGAAGGCTGGGAGGTTGGAAATGGCTCTGCAGCTGCATCAAGAGTTTTCATCGTTGTCACCATGTTCATCAATGCATAAGAATGTGTGTTCTTCTTTAATCGAGAGCCTGACAGCTTCAGGCAAAATTGATGAAGCATTTGAATTATACACAGACATGATAGGAAAAGGTAATGTTCCCGAGTTTGCTGTGATAGTTGATCTCGTCAAGGGGCTTCTAAAGGTTAACAGATGGGGCGATGCACTTCTTCTCTCCGAAAGCTTGTGTCACATG GATATCCAGTGGTTACCAAATCAGAACACGCGAAAACAGACATAG